GCTTCCGTAAGTGTTTCTATCCTATTATATGTTCCCGGTTCTTGAATATTCGGTTCTCAAGGGGATGTTAAACgctgagtttttattttttttagccgTCGGCATTGTTGCTTTTCATCGTCGTATTGTTAGCTCCAATGGCAATATTCTAGGGgagatcaattttattttatctttatctgttttcaattcttatatatGTCTTACACTATTTCTCTTTGCACAGACCGACCTTCCATTGGTTGGAAATATAGCACCAGATTTCGAGGCGGAGGCTGTTTTTGATCAAGAATTCATCAAGGTAGCTTATAAAGCATGATGTTGAAAATCGCAGCAGTGCTTGTGGTTTTTTCTTGCAATTATATTGGGTCCTTAAGTGTTTGGATAATTATCCAAAGCACTTGGGTAGAATCTTATGTAATGACATATATTTATGGacccaaatccaattttcatGCTCTTTCTAAGTTGGAGATTTGTGCACATTTCCATATAACCAAATCATCTTCCTTTCAGGTTAAACTCTCCGAATATATTGGAAAGAAATATGTCATTCTATTTTTCTACCCATTGGACTTCACATTTGTTTGTCCTACAGGTTCGTTTGATACTGAAATAATCTTAATTGAACGTTTATGTATTAGTGGATGCTAAACTTTTCCCTTATTCTCTGTTTTATTCTTCCTCATTTGCAGAGATCACTGCTTTCAGTGACCGCCATGCAGAATTTGAGAAGCTAAACACGGAAATATTGGGTGTCTCAATTGACAGTGTGGTAAGCCATTCCCTCCATTTAATTGAAGGCTTTAAAGCCCATGGTCAGCTACCCTCTCATTTTTccactttaaaaatttgtttaaattcaataaaatgGGCCTATAGTTTATTTTTAGCTCAAAATCTTATTTATATGGAGTTTTCTGCAGGATCAGCACCTTCAATTTATGTACTGTAGTATCATAGTCGTGTATCAGCTGATCATTCTAAGCTTTGAGAGAACTGATGTGtgctatttcattttcttttgtgtcGGGACAAAGTGTGCCCGTTGTTAGTAGAAGTACATTACTGCTATGCCCTGAATTGGAAATTGTTTAATGGTATTTATGTTATCCTTGGTGTAGTTCTCTCACCTTGCATGGGTCCAAACAGACAGAAAGTCAGGCGGGCTTGGTGATCTGAAATATCCCCTGATTTCTGATGTCACCAAATCAATCTCCAAGTCCTATGGTGTGCTAATCCCAGATCAGGTAGGAGATAATTTTTTATGGctagaatctttttttttttttggtagttaaaaaaaattttaattgatccacgtaaaaagGCAAGGCCctagtacacagggagtatacaatgGCTAGAATCTCATTTTAAAGaaccatgttttttttttttttttttttttttttttttttttttttttttttttttttttccgttgtATAAATCAAACCTCAATGTTAAGTTGATAAGAACACAGATAGGTTCTGTAGTGTGCATGTGATACCAGTCAGATTATGCTATTGCCGTATGTAGCATGTTGAATAATAATGTGCGATGGTCCGCTACATGTTGTCAATTAGAAGGCCAAACTGGGTTTTTATGGTGTTTCAAAAACTAATCTTGAAAATTGTGAAGTGGTATGATCTAGTTAAAAATGTCAGATCGTGTGGCAGTCTCTGCCAACTCCTTGCAGTGACTTGGAGTTATCTAGGTATGCTAAAAATTGATGACGTTGGGACTTTTATCAGGAAACTTGGCACAAGGCAAATATTACAGGCTTGATCTTTGGAATGGCTTCTAATATGTTACTACATATTACCTTTTGTGGTTTTATTATTCTTCGACTCACATATGTATACACACATCTCAGAGTAGAAGTTTCCAACTATTTCTGCTAGATGTTGCATAGATTATATGTTTTTGTTTCAAAAGCTTGTGTTTCATTGTGTGTATATTGTATGCATTTGGTCTGATATCATGAGTGGAGATTTGATCTTTAATTGAGTAGTGCAAGATTGGATAATAAAGAGTCAGGTCTAAACTGTGGGTGGGTCTGTATTTTAACTTTTCTCTTGTGTTCCCATTCCTCGGTGCTTTTACTGTTTTctaaattgtttttaaaatagaaaGTTACTTGTTTTGTGAAGCAAATGGTGAAAGCTGTTGACTTTTCAGTTAAGttggattttgttaaaaatattgtGCTCTCTAAATAGAATGGAGAATAAGCAATGCAGAATGGATGGCATAATATAAATGCTTCTAAAATGCCGGGATAGATGCTTTTCTTACTTTTTCCAGTTTTTCTCCATTAGCTACAGCTTTTTTTCCACTATAATTTGCACATATTTTCTGtcttagaagttttctttcaatcttttaGGGGATAGCATTGAGGGGACTTTTCATCATTGACAAGGAAGGAGTTATACAACACTCCACCATTAACAATCTTGCCATAGGTAGGAGTGTTGATGAGACAAAGAGAACACTCCAGGTAATTATATTCTCAAGGGCAAGACAACGACTGAGTGAAAAATTCTTTACGACGTTTCATGTTTCTATTATTAGAACAGAGTTacgttcttatttttatttgttgacTGCTGAATTGGTCATTGTTGTTTTATGTCCCGCAGGCGTTGCAGTATGTGCAGGAGAACCCCGATGAAGTGTGCCCAGCTGGATGGAAGCCAGGAGAGAAGTCCATGAAGCCAGACCCCAAGCTCAGCAAGGAGTACTTCTCGGCAATATAGAGTGGAGCTACCATTTATGACCCCAGTTGCGCGTTTATTTAAATTCGGGAGGAGTAAAGGAGTTTTGTATTTGTGTAATATCTAATAACTTCTCGTGAATTTTGAGCGGTTGATTGCACGAATAAATTTGGGACTTGAAC
This genomic interval from Carya illinoinensis cultivar Pawnee chromosome 10, C.illinoinensisPawnee_v1, whole genome shotgun sequence contains the following:
- the LOC122279786 gene encoding 2-Cys peroxiredoxin BAS1, chloroplastic yields the protein MACSAASTTLFSSNPRAFSINSASPISNSFSQSLSIPKSFIGLRKPLQSHAPRSVSLTRCSRSRRSFVVRASTDLPLVGNIAPDFEAEAVFDQEFIKVKLSEYIGKKYVILFFYPLDFTFVCPTEITAFSDRHAEFEKLNTEILGVSIDSVFSHLAWVQTDRKSGGLGDLKYPLISDVTKSISKSYGVLIPDQGIALRGLFIIDKEGVIQHSTINNLAIGRSVDETKRTLQALQYVQENPDEVCPAGWKPGEKSMKPDPKLSKEYFSAI